CTTTTCTCATGGCTGAAGCGACTCAAACCACTCCCGCCACGACCCCCTCCCGCGGCCGTCCCAAGACCCGCGTGGGCATCGTGACCTCCAACAAGATGCAGAAGACGGTGGTGGTCACCGTCTCGCGCCGCGCTGCTCACCCCAAGTACGGGAAGATCATGAGCCTGCGTGAGAAGTACAAGGCGCACGTCGAGGACCACGACTACCCGGCGAAGGTCACCATCAACGAGGGTGATCGCGTGCGCATCGCCGAGACCCGTCCCGGCTCGAAGGACAAGCGCTGGCGCGTGGTCGAGGTGTTGGAGAAGACCAAGAACGTCTGAGCCGTCCGAGCCCGCGCCCGCGCGCGGGGACCGTGGCTCGAGCCGCGCGGAGCCCCTCCGGATGGGATGGGGCCTGCAGCAAGCTGAGAGAGGAAATTCCAGATGATTCAGATGACGAGCGTGCTCGACGTGGCCGACAACTCGGGCGCCAAGAAGGTGTTCTGCATCAAGGTGCTGGGTGGTTCCAAGCGCAAGTACGCGTCCATCGGCGATGTGATCGTCGTGTCGATCCGCGAGGCGCTGCCGAACTCGAAGGTGAAGAAGGGTGACGTGGCCAAGGCGGTCATCGTGCGCACCGCGCGCGAGGTGGGCCGTCCGGATGGC
Above is a window of Cystobacter fuscus DNA encoding:
- the rpsQ gene encoding 30S ribosomal protein S17; its protein translation is MAEATQTTPATTPSRGRPKTRVGIVTSNKMQKTVVVTVSRRAAHPKYGKIMSLREKYKAHVEDHDYPAKVTINEGDRVRIAETRPGSKDKRWRVVEVLEKTKNV
- the rplN gene encoding 50S ribosomal protein L14, whose translation is MIQMTSVLDVADNSGAKKVFCIKVLGGSKRKYASIGDVIVVSIREALPNSKVKKGDVAKAVIVRTAREVGRPDGSYIKFDGNSAVLINKDMEPIGTRIFGPVARELRARKFMKIISLAPEVL